TCGAGCGAGCGCCCTTCCCCGGCGCGATCGGGGCACGCGTCCTCGAGGGTACCTGCCCGGATTGCTGGCAGCAGTGGCTGAAGCAGCAGACGATGCTGATCAACCACTATGGATTGAACGTAATGGACCCGCAGGCCCGGCAGTTCCTCACGCGGAACATGGAAGCCTTCCTGTTCAAGGCGGGCGCGGTGGACGACGTCGACACGTCCAAGCAGGGGACGATCGCGCATTGAGCGGTCGCCGCGCGGATCGCGCGGCTTGACTTTAGTAGCATTGCGCGACTAATTGCGCGCACGATGCGCGACCGCCCCACCGCTCCCGTCGCGCGCGCCGGTCGTTCACCGGCCAGCGCTTCCCTCGACCTCGTCTGCTGCCGCGCGGACGGCCGTCAACTGGCCGTGCTGGTGC
This window of the Gemmatimonadota bacterium genome carries:
- a CDS encoding oxidative damage protection protein, whose amino-acid sequence is MADITCQKCGQTKAGFERAPFPGAIGARVLEGTCPDCWQQWLKQQTMLINHYGLNVMDPQARQFLTRNMEAFLFKAGAVDDVDTSKQGTIAH